In the Campylobacter showae genome, one interval contains:
- a CDS encoding LemA family protein: MYIVLGIIAVLALIVISVYNSLVGKRNQVSNIRSGVDTQLKRRFDLIPNLVATVKQYITHERELLENISALRSGIQKAAGDEQRFALNGELSNLISKLNVVVENYPELKANENVMHLQKTLNEIEEQISAARRAYNAAVTDYNNAVEMFPSNIVASWARFHKAAFFEVPKGQDDPHDVHELFNR, encoded by the coding sequence ATGTACATCGTCCTAGGCATCATCGCCGTTCTCGCGCTCATCGTCATCTCGGTCTACAACTCGCTAGTGGGCAAGCGCAACCAAGTCTCAAACATCAGATCTGGCGTCGATACGCAGCTAAAAAGGCGCTTTGACCTCATCCCAAACCTCGTCGCCACCGTCAAGCAGTACATCACGCACGAGCGCGAGCTGTTAGAAAACATCTCCGCGCTTAGAAGCGGCATCCAAAAGGCCGCGGGGGACGAGCAGAGATTTGCGCTAAACGGCGAGCTGTCAAACCTTATCTCAAAGCTCAACGTCGTCGTCGAGAACTACCCAGAGCTTAAAGCCAACGAAAACGTCATGCACTTGCAAAAGACGCTAAACGAGATCGAGGAGCAGATCTCCGCCGCGCGCCGCGCCTACAACGCCGCCGTGACCGACTATAACAACGCCGTGGAGATGTTTCCTTCAAATATCGTCGCTAGCTGGGCGAGGTTTCATAAGGCGGCGTTTTTCGAGGTGCCTAAGGGTCAAGACGATCCGCACGACGTGCACGAGCTTTTTAACCGCTAA
- a CDS encoding tetratricopeptide repeat protein — translation MKKTVITLCAFAITAAFGLSNEDYDKFIALDDSGKYKEALAFIKPRADGGDARAVALVGYLYEVRMSNIGEGVKWYKKAMGLNDSLAHSNMARIYYRMTDYKLAAQTFEKASKLGDTGADAMLGNMYLNGIHFKKDYKKALVYIQKAVADDDPHALTDLAICYENSYGVARDMDKAIEFYKRGAAGGNEYAKRALERLQ, via the coding sequence ATGAAAAAGACGGTAATAACATTATGCGCATTTGCGATCACTGCGGCGTTTGGATTGTCCAACGAGGATTACGATAAATTTATAGCGCTAGACGATAGCGGAAAATATAAAGAAGCACTGGCCTTTATCAAACCCAGAGCCGATGGCGGCGACGCCAGAGCGGTCGCGCTTGTTGGCTACCTATACGAGGTAAGGATGTCTAATATCGGCGAAGGCGTAAAATGGTATAAAAAAGCCATGGGGCTAAATGATTCGCTCGCCCACTCTAATATGGCGCGGATCTACTACCGCATGACGGATTATAAGCTAGCCGCGCAGACCTTTGAAAAGGCAAGCAAACTAGGCGACACTGGCGCGGACGCAATGCTGGGAAATATGTATCTAAACGGGATACATTTTAAAAAAGACTATAAAAAAGCGCTCGTCTACATCCAAAAAGCCGTTGCTGACGACGACCCTCACGCTCTAACCGATCTAGCTATATGCTACGAGAACAGCTACGGCGTCGCAAGGGACATGGATAAAGCCATAGAGTTCTATAAACGCGGAGCGGCGGGCGGTAACGAATACGCCAAAAGAGCGCTAGAGAGATTGCAGTAG
- a CDS encoding DUF3137 domain-containing protein: MDDLVLLELERQKVLRSLFRLKLTCFFVATAVAWLLYLAAQNAALSAGAFVVCGTAMYYFFKSIFTDSFTFKFKRKVVRSIVEECGLAYYPGEYVESDYLYMIYDFDIDKYSGNDLIFGQIEGVRVKFSDVEAISIKEDLRGNKTHRVLFAGILFVADFPKRLKGVTQICSGMDDFRDYGGKRARMDDAEFERLFRVYTTDQIEARYALTPSLMENLKLLKTRFHRPINIVLTGDKICMAIRTGRDNFEPDLRRPLVGKGANRFYKDEIGGFLRIVEELRLNRKIWLD; encoded by the coding sequence ATGGACGATCTGGTCTTGCTAGAGCTTGAGCGGCAAAAAGTTTTACGCTCGCTTTTTAGACTAAAGCTCACCTGCTTTTTTGTCGCTACGGCGGTGGCTTGGCTGCTATATCTAGCCGCGCAAAACGCCGCTCTTAGCGCGGGTGCGTTTGTGGTCTGCGGGACTGCGATGTACTATTTTTTCAAGAGTATTTTTACCGATAGTTTTACCTTTAAATTTAAGCGAAAAGTCGTGAGAAGTATCGTGGAGGAGTGCGGTCTCGCGTATTATCCGGGCGAATACGTAGAGAGCGATTATCTTTATATGATTTATGATTTTGACATCGACAAATACTCGGGCAACGACCTGATTTTCGGGCAGATAGAGGGCGTGCGGGTCAAATTTAGCGACGTAGAGGCGATAAGTATCAAAGAGGATCTACGCGGAAACAAGACGCATAGAGTGCTTTTTGCGGGGATTTTGTTCGTCGCCGATTTTCCTAAACGCTTAAAGGGCGTCACGCAAATTTGTAGCGGGATGGATGATTTTAGGGACTACGGCGGCAAGCGCGCGAGGATGGACGACGCGGAGTTTGAGCGGCTATTTCGCGTCTATACGACCGATCAGATCGAGGCTAGATACGCGCTCACGCCTAGCCTGATGGAAAATCTAAAGCTGCTAAAAACGAGATTTCACCGCCCTATAAACATCGTGCTGACCGGGGATAAGATCTGCATGGCGATCCGCACGGGACGCGATAATTTCGAGCCCGATCTGCGCCGTCCGCTCGTGGGCAAGGGGGCGAATAGATTTTACAAAGACGAGATCGGCGGCTTTTTGCGTATCGTCGAGGAGCTACGGCTAAACCGTAAAATTTGGCTGGATTAG
- the rnc gene encoding ribonuclease III: MRNLEEKLGYKFKDEKLLKTALTHKSVKGGANNERLEFLGDAVMDLVIGDYLFHKFSRLSEGDLSKLRAALVNEKSFAELAKYLNLGQLINISPAEEHNGGRLKASILSDAFEALMGAIYLESGFDAVRAASLKAFERCYPDINFDRMVKDYKTALQELTQARFAEIPKYVLVGSKGPDHKKEFEIALMLNEREISRAAGKSKKEAEQKAAKTALEILGEGK, translated from the coding sequence ATGCGAAATTTGGAAGAGAAATTAGGATATAAATTCAAAGACGAAAAGCTGCTAAAAACCGCGCTCACGCACAAAAGCGTAAAAGGCGGCGCAAACAACGAAAGGCTCGAGTTTTTGGGCGATGCGGTGATGGATCTGGTGATCGGAGATTATCTTTTTCACAAATTTTCGCGCCTAAGCGAGGGTGATCTAAGCAAACTAAGAGCCGCGCTCGTAAATGAAAAAAGCTTCGCCGAGCTGGCTAAATATCTAAATTTGGGTCAACTCATCAACATCTCGCCGGCTGAAGAGCACAACGGCGGACGGCTAAAAGCTTCGATACTCTCGGACGCCTTTGAGGCGCTGATGGGCGCGATCTACCTAGAAAGCGGCTTTGACGCCGTGCGCGCGGCTAGCCTAAAAGCCTTTGAGAGATGCTACCCGGATATAAATTTCGACCGCATGGTCAAGGACTACAAAACCGCACTGCAAGAGCTCACCCAAGCGCGCTTCGCCGAGATACCAAAATACGTGCTGGTGGGCTCAAAAGGCCCCGATCACAAGAAGGAATTTGAGATCGCGCTGATGCTAAACGAGCGAGAGATCTCGCGAGCCGCGGGCAAGAGCAAAAAAGAAGCCGAGCAAAAAGCCGCCAAAACCGCGCTTGAGATTTTAGGAGAGGGTAAGTGA
- the aroC gene encoding chorismate synthase: MNTFGRKLTLTTFGESHAAAIGGVLDGFPAGVRIDLNFIQSELDKRKPGGSKFATARSEGDRVEILSGVFDGLSSGTPIGFIIRNENQKSGDYENLRELFRPGHADYAYYRKFGIRDHRGGGRSSARETAVRVAGGALAQILLSEFGISVQSGVASVGEISCGERLDFGLAARSEIFSLGNEEAMKEEILKAKHEHDSVGASVVTVIRGAPAGLGEGLYYKFDAAITAAMMGINGVKAVEIGEGVNASKMRGSQNNDSMGATYAGGRVNLNGGKFNECKNETDGEACRSSNSDKKFGFASNHAGGTLGGMTSGQEVVIKTHFKPTPSIFLSQATQNVRGEDTLCELRGRHDPCIGVRGSVVATAMARLVTADMLLLNLSANLANLKKIYG; encoded by the coding sequence GTGAACACCTTCGGACGCAAACTAACGCTAACGACGTTCGGCGAGAGCCACGCAGCGGCTATCGGCGGCGTGCTAGACGGCTTTCCTGCGGGCGTGCGTATCGATTTAAATTTTATCCAAAGCGAGCTTGACAAACGAAAACCGGGCGGCTCGAAATTTGCCACGGCTAGGAGCGAAGGCGACCGCGTGGAGATTTTAAGCGGCGTATTTGATGGGCTAAGCTCGGGCACTCCGATCGGTTTTATCATCCGAAACGAAAACCAAAAATCGGGCGATTACGAAAATTTACGCGAGCTCTTTCGTCCAGGTCACGCCGACTACGCCTACTACCGAAAATTCGGCATCCGCGACCACAGAGGCGGCGGACGCAGCTCGGCTAGAGAGACGGCCGTGCGCGTGGCGGGCGGCGCGCTAGCTCAAATTTTACTGAGCGAGTTTGGCATCAGCGTGCAAAGCGGCGTGGCTAGCGTGGGCGAAATTTCGTGCGGCGAGCGGTTAGACTTTGGTCTCGCGGCGCGCTCGGAAATATTTTCGCTGGGTAACGAAGAGGCGATGAAAGAGGAAATCCTAAAAGCCAAGCATGAGCACGACAGCGTCGGAGCTAGCGTCGTCACGGTTATCCGCGGCGCGCCGGCCGGGCTTGGCGAGGGGCTATACTATAAATTTGACGCGGCAATCACAGCTGCGATGATGGGCATAAACGGCGTCAAAGCCGTAGAGATCGGCGAAGGCGTGAATGCGAGCAAGATGCGCGGCAGCCAAAATAATGACTCGATGGGTGCGACGTATGCGGGCGGGCGAGTAAATTTAAACGGCGGCAAATTTAACGAATGCAAAAACGAGACGGACGGCGAGGCTTGCCGCAGCTCAAATTCGGACAAGAAATTCGGCTTTGCCTCAAATCACGCGGGCGGAACGCTGGGCGGCATGACGAGCGGACAAGAGGTCGTGATAAAGACGCATTTTAAGCCGACTCCGTCGATATTTTTATCTCAGGCGACGCAAAACGTGCGCGGAGAGGATACCCTCTGCGAGCTGCGCGGACGACACGATCCTTGCATCGGCGTGCGCGGCAGCGTCGTAGCTACTGCGATGGCTAGACTAGTAACAGCCGATATGCTGCTTTTAAATTTGAGCGCAAATCTTGCGAATTTAAAGAAAATTTACGGCTAA
- the rnhA gene encoding ribonuclease HI, translating to MKTVCLFSDGSCLDNPGPGGWAYILEYGEHKKTASGGQAHTTNNQMELRAAIEGLKALKQPCRVKLYTDSSYVANAVNAWLEGWVKKNFKNVKNVPLWQEYLVASEPHEVEAIWVKGHAGHQQNELCDEMAREKAVKIKNSLKGE from the coding sequence ATGAAAACAGTATGCCTTTTTAGCGACGGCTCGTGTCTGGATAACCCGGGCCCCGGCGGCTGGGCGTACATCCTAGAGTACGGCGAGCACAAAAAAACGGCAAGCGGCGGGCAGGCGCACACGACGAATAATCAAATGGAACTACGCGCCGCGATCGAAGGGCTAAAAGCGCTAAAGCAGCCGTGTCGCGTGAAGCTCTACACCGATAGCTCATACGTCGCAAACGCCGTAAATGCGTGGCTAGAGGGCTGGGTCAAAAAAAACTTTAAAAACGTAAAAAATGTCCCGCTGTGGCAGGAGTATCTAGTCGCAAGCGAGCCGCACGAGGTCGAGGCGATCTGGGTCAAAGGCCACGCCGGGCACCAGCAAAACGAGCTTTGCGACGAGATGGCACGCGAGAAAGCCGTCAAGATAAAAAATAGCTTAAAAGGCGAATAA